From a single Metopolophium dirhodum isolate CAU chromosome 6, ASM1992520v1, whole genome shotgun sequence genomic region:
- the LOC132946898 gene encoding transcription factor RFX3-like isoform X2 gives MKSCRHGHREGVNSFFLSALNNNSGNSMATSVRGGIKLEETVGTDSQINTITVVTSGRVGQTHVIQPVQQTSVKRKSINTKLNSSLQHANPLLCGTSPVHDDRSNKSTDDDELDDEHHLDHKDRNSSTVTVDNGHYIVAESGIISQPTCHAQNKANGTNIIKQNVDNDHNIIVTAQTYSLKSVISSDVSYHTVNATKLSVTNMDKPNGVESYGGMQNSGVVQANKISPATVDWLMDNYEKAEGVSLLRSTIYDNYLTHCTETKFDPLNAPSFGKLIRSVFTGLQTRRLGTRGNSKYHYYGIRIKPNSLLNDFKEEESLPVGRTSQSISSKKIKSIKTVAQNYSQCTTNSSDSGNYSQNSIPYHQGQDQEYLGDGANAVPLFPDIILDEIQLDDNCTIEDVDTFKHLYREHYKAFLSAVLNLEFGTIESLWRQFWCSQDDKNDKYEGEQYLSKEKLYSLSKCKTLQLFVKTVDFLFYQNLVKVLIPDVLRPVPRTLTEAIRNFSKSLELWLISAMHGFPEEMISIKVAAVRAFAQTLRRCTSARAVFQNYTQINQILTDLNCMDFHNEQEQVQQINNLGNDNDAVHTKKRVNSKINEDSETLSDCNEPPKKPKTHNYSAGTSTDPGRFNVF, from the exons ATGAAAAGTTGTAGGCATGGTCACCGTGAAGGCGTGAACTCTTTTTTTCTGTCAGCACTCAACAATAATTCAG GTAATTCCATGGCTACTTCTGTAAGGGGTGGAATCAAGTTAGAAGAGACAGTAGGTACTGACTCCCAAATTAATACTATAACTGTTGTAACATCAGGTAGAGTTGGTCAGACTCATGTTATACAACCAGTACAACAAACTTCCGTGAAGCGTAAATCTATTAATACG AAACTGAATAGTAGTTTACAACATGCAAATCCTCTATTGTGTGGAACCAGCCCAGTTCATGATGATAGATCTAATAAATCAACGGATGATGATGAACTTGATGATGAACATCACCTAGATCATAAAGATAGGAATTCTTCTACAGTTACTGTTGATAATGGTCATTATATTGTTGCAGAATCAG GTATTATAAGCCAACCAACATGTCATGCACAAAATAAAGCTAAtggaacaaatataataaaacagaaTGTAGacaatgatcataatattattgtcaccgCTCAAACATACAGCCTAAAATCCGTTATATCTTCG gATGTGTCTTATCATACAGTTAACGCTACTAAATTGAGTGTAACAAACATGGATAAACCGAATGGAGTCGAGTCATATGGAGGAATGCAAAACTCCGGTGTTGTGCAAGCAAATAAAATTTCTCCTGCAACT gtcGACTGGCTGATGGATAATTATGAAAAGGCTGAAGGAGTGTCGTTACTTCGATCAAcaatatatgataattatttaacacattGCACAGAAACTAAATTTGATCCTTTAAATGCACCATCATTTGGTAAACTTATCCGATCTGTGTTTACGGGATTACAAACAAGACGTCTAGGAACTCG agGAAATTCCAAATACCATTATTATGGTATTAGAATTAAAcctaattcattattaaatgactTTAAAGAAGAAGAAAGCCTACCAGTTGGAAGAACAAGTCAAAGTAttagttcaaaaaaaattaaatctattaaaactGTCGCTCAAAATTATAGTCAATGTACCACCAACAGTTCAGATTCTGGTAATTATTCTCAAAACAGTATTCCTTATCATCAAGGACAAGACCAAGAATATTTAGGTGATGGTGCTAATGCTGTACCACTATTTCCTGATATTATATTGGATGAAATACAATTGGATGATAATTGTACTATAGAAGATGTAGATACGTTCAAACATTTGTACCGTGAACATTATAAA GCGTTTTTAAGTGCTGTGTTGAACTTAGAATTTGGCACTATTGAGTCACTTTGGCGTCAATTTTGGTGTAGTCAAGATgataaaaatgacaaatatgAAGGAGAACAATATTTgtctaaagaaaaattatattcattgtcaAAGTGCAAAACATTGCAACTGTTTGTGAAAACTGttgattttctattttatcaaaacttgGTTAAAGTTTTAATTCCAGATGTTCTTCGGCCTGTTCcta GAACATTAACTGAAGCAATTAGAAATTTTTCCAAAAGCCTAGAGTTATGGCTTATATCTGCAATGCATGGGTTTCCAGAAGAAAtgatttcaataaaa gtggcTGCTGTTAGAGCCTTTGCACAAACTTTACGCAGATGCACTTCTGCAAGAGCTGTGTTTCAAAACTATACccaaataaatcaaatacttaCTGATTTGAATTGTATGGACTTCCATAATGAACAAGAACAa gttcaacaaataaataatttgggaAATGATAATGATGCGGTTCATACTAAGAAGAGggttaatagtaaaataaatgagGACTCTGAAACTCTTTCGGATTGTAACGAACCtccaaaaaaaccaaaaactcaCAATT attctgctGGAACTTCCACAGATCCAGGacgttttaatgtttt TTAG
- the LOC132946898 gene encoding transcription factor RFX3-like isoform X1 — protein sequence MKSCRHGHREGVNSFFLSALNNNSGNSMATSVRGGIKLEETVGTDSQINTITVVTSGRVGQTHVIQPVQQTSVKRKSINTKLNSSLQHANPLLCGTSPVHDDRSNKSTDDDELDDEHHLDHKDRNSSTVTVDNGHYIVAESGIISQPTCHAQNKANGTNIIKQNVDNDHNIIVTAQTYSLKSVISSDVSYHTVNATKLSVTNMDKPNGVESYGGMQNSGVVQANKISPATVDWLMDNYEKAEGVSLLRSTIYDNYLTHCTETKFDPLNAPSFGKLIRSVFTGLQTRRLGTRGNSKYHYYGIRIKPNSLLNDFKEEESLPVGRTSQSISSKKIKSIKTVAQNYSQCTTNSSDSGNYSQNSIPYHQGQDQEYLGDGANAVPLFPDIILDEIQLDDNCTIEDVDTFKHLYREHYKAFLSAVLNLEFGTIESLWRQFWCSQDDKNDKYEGEQYLSKEKLYSLSKCKTLQLFVKTVDFLFYQNLVKVLIPDVLRPVPRTLTEAIRNFSKSLELWLISAMHGFPEEMISIKVAAVRAFAQTLRRCTSARAVFQNYTQINQILTDLNCMDFHNEQEQVQQINNLGNDNDAVHTKKRVNSKINEDSETLSDCNEPPKKPKTHNYSAGTSTDPGRFNVLLKSPTKETKKNKSKMAIEETESSKDDMDKETYYSNDHVGDEYENNFVFSTQDDYNYSEYPTMTDTGRFSCRFCDREFTNANSLSRHENVHTGRAPLECDVCFKTFISKSILCIHKRSHTGVKPYACVICGRSFTQKSNLVLHYRTHTGQKTVRLRSV from the exons ATGAAAAGTTGTAGGCATGGTCACCGTGAAGGCGTGAACTCTTTTTTTCTGTCAGCACTCAACAATAATTCAG GTAATTCCATGGCTACTTCTGTAAGGGGTGGAATCAAGTTAGAAGAGACAGTAGGTACTGACTCCCAAATTAATACTATAACTGTTGTAACATCAGGTAGAGTTGGTCAGACTCATGTTATACAACCAGTACAACAAACTTCCGTGAAGCGTAAATCTATTAATACG AAACTGAATAGTAGTTTACAACATGCAAATCCTCTATTGTGTGGAACCAGCCCAGTTCATGATGATAGATCTAATAAATCAACGGATGATGATGAACTTGATGATGAACATCACCTAGATCATAAAGATAGGAATTCTTCTACAGTTACTGTTGATAATGGTCATTATATTGTTGCAGAATCAG GTATTATAAGCCAACCAACATGTCATGCACAAAATAAAGCTAAtggaacaaatataataaaacagaaTGTAGacaatgatcataatattattgtcaccgCTCAAACATACAGCCTAAAATCCGTTATATCTTCG gATGTGTCTTATCATACAGTTAACGCTACTAAATTGAGTGTAACAAACATGGATAAACCGAATGGAGTCGAGTCATATGGAGGAATGCAAAACTCCGGTGTTGTGCAAGCAAATAAAATTTCTCCTGCAACT gtcGACTGGCTGATGGATAATTATGAAAAGGCTGAAGGAGTGTCGTTACTTCGATCAAcaatatatgataattatttaacacattGCACAGAAACTAAATTTGATCCTTTAAATGCACCATCATTTGGTAAACTTATCCGATCTGTGTTTACGGGATTACAAACAAGACGTCTAGGAACTCG agGAAATTCCAAATACCATTATTATGGTATTAGAATTAAAcctaattcattattaaatgactTTAAAGAAGAAGAAAGCCTACCAGTTGGAAGAACAAGTCAAAGTAttagttcaaaaaaaattaaatctattaaaactGTCGCTCAAAATTATAGTCAATGTACCACCAACAGTTCAGATTCTGGTAATTATTCTCAAAACAGTATTCCTTATCATCAAGGACAAGACCAAGAATATTTAGGTGATGGTGCTAATGCTGTACCACTATTTCCTGATATTATATTGGATGAAATACAATTGGATGATAATTGTACTATAGAAGATGTAGATACGTTCAAACATTTGTACCGTGAACATTATAAA GCGTTTTTAAGTGCTGTGTTGAACTTAGAATTTGGCACTATTGAGTCACTTTGGCGTCAATTTTGGTGTAGTCAAGATgataaaaatgacaaatatgAAGGAGAACAATATTTgtctaaagaaaaattatattcattgtcaAAGTGCAAAACATTGCAACTGTTTGTGAAAACTGttgattttctattttatcaaaacttgGTTAAAGTTTTAATTCCAGATGTTCTTCGGCCTGTTCcta GAACATTAACTGAAGCAATTAGAAATTTTTCCAAAAGCCTAGAGTTATGGCTTATATCTGCAATGCATGGGTTTCCAGAAGAAAtgatttcaataaaa gtggcTGCTGTTAGAGCCTTTGCACAAACTTTACGCAGATGCACTTCTGCAAGAGCTGTGTTTCAAAACTATACccaaataaatcaaatacttaCTGATTTGAATTGTATGGACTTCCATAATGAACAAGAACAa gttcaacaaataaataatttgggaAATGATAATGATGCGGTTCATACTAAGAAGAGggttaatagtaaaataaatgagGACTCTGAAACTCTTTCGGATTGTAACGAACCtccaaaaaaaccaaaaactcaCAATT attctgctGGAACTTCCACAGATCCAGGacgttttaatgtttt ATTAAAAAGTCCAACAAAAGAAACCAAGAAAAATAAATCCAAG ATGGCAATAGAAGAAACTGAGTCGTCAAAAGATGACATGGATAAGGAAACATATTATAGCAATGATCATGTTGGTgatgaatatgaaaataattttgttttctctaCTCAGGACGATTACAATTATTCAGAATATCCCACTATGACTGACACTGGTCGGTTTTCTTGTCGATTTTGTGATAGAGAATTTACCAACGCCAATAGTTTATCCAGACATGAAAATGTTCATACTGGAAGAGCTCCTCTCGAGTGTGATGTTTGCTTTAAAACGTTTATCAGCAAatctatattgtgtatacataaAAGATCGCATACCGGGGTGAAACCATATGCGTGTGTTATTTGTGGACGATCTTTTACGCAAAAATCAAATTTGGTTTTACATTATAGAACACACACAGGTCAAAAAACCGTTCGACTGCGGTCTGTGTGA
- the LOC132946899 gene encoding uncharacterized protein LOC132946899 — translation MHYCFILLIAILGHQPGNVKTDCIDNNGRTVQDGKTYIPGPEICTRCVCDNSVAKWCHPVLCTAPQDCKSYTTVGNICCEFNCLDETLKGDNINARSIASTVTAFLFFILIVFLINRLHKRNIMSNGEVFTDPNSLQMGEGVRGIGFISGYMNLPRPDLYYGDHATLHIPLWKTYYPRGDAPPPYDEAIALPHQIVPQQLNALVDEVTAYHRTIPFNMTEIEQNVQPQTSCDPETEPTTNQQFLEENQTDNDKYQCHDKIPTISNDDFREECENCKHDQELAEGYDDIFPEPETMTLERRPQLLTHEHAAVGIESRSSMTLPDNGRLRRPHVGNLKDKYRDGWFKETSLKENTTSDDDQA, via the exons ATGCActactgttttattttgttgatagcAATACTAGGTCATCAGCCAG GCAATGTCAAGACCGACTGTATAGATAACAATGGTCGAACTGTTCAGGACGGTAAGACGTACATACCGGGCCCGGAAATCTGCACTCGGTGTGTGTGTGACAATTCTGTAGCTAAATGGTGTCACCCTGTGCTTTGTACAGCTCCACAg GATTGCAAGTCTTATACAACTGTTGGAAATATATGCTGTGAATTCAATTGTTTAGACGAAACTCTCAAAGGCGATAATATTAATGCCAGATCAATTGCCAGTACTGTAacggcatttttattttttatattaattgttttcctCATCAACCGGTTACATAAGAGAAATATAATGTCAA atggAGAAGTATTTACTGATCCAAACTCACTTCAAATGGGCGAAGGTGTACGTGGAATTGGGTTCATTAGTGGCTACATGAATTTACCTAGGCCTGATTTATACTATGGGGATCATGCAACTCTACATATACCCTTGTGGAAGACATACTATCCACGTGGTGATGCACCGCCTCCATATGATGAAGCTATCGCATTACCTCACCAAATAGTACCCCAACAATTAAATGCACTAGTAGATGAAGTTACAGCTTACCATAGAACTATACCTTTTAACATGACTGAAATTGAACAAAATGTTCAGCCGCAGACATCATGTGACCCCGAGACTGAACCAACTACCAACCAGCAGTTTTTAGaagaaa atcAAACGGATAATGATAAATACCAGTGCCATgataaaatacctacaatttcTAACGATGATTTCCGAGAAGAATGTGAAAATTGTAAGCACGATCAAGAACTTGCTGAAGGGTATGATGATATTTTCCCTGAACCAGAAACAATGACGCTAGAACGAAGACCACAATTATTAACTCATGAACACGCTGCAGTTGGTATTGAATCACGTTCATCAATGACCTTACCAGATAATGGAAGACTACGAAG GCCTCATGTTGGTAACTTGAAAGATAAATACAGAGACGGATGGTTCAAAGAAACtagtttaaaagaaaatacaacTTCTGATGATGATCAGGCATAA